In Primulina huaijiensis isolate GDHJ02 chromosome 6, ASM1229523v2, whole genome shotgun sequence, a single window of DNA contains:
- the LOC140979047 gene encoding uncharacterized protein, whose amino-acid sequence MGSIKMKIPSFHGKSYPEAYLEREKRVEFVFECHHYSEQKKVRLAVVEFLDYALIWWDQLVTTRRRYNENPIETWDEMKRVMRKRFVPNHYYREMFKRLQTLRQGVKSVEDYYKEMEVVMIRANIEEDNEATMARFLCGLNREIQDQVELRHYLDLDEMVQMAIKVEQQLKRRGVGRTNPTGGSSSSWRSNVVKREENKVVTKPKFETKQEAPKQGVQGKSETPSNRSRDVKCFRCQGLGHISSECPNKRVMILNDYGEYESQSEGDDDEMPALEDPDEGYEAVVGEALVTRRIMSAQVKEEETNQRENFVEMVEKLGLPTLKHPQPYRLQWLNDCAEVKVNKQVLVPFSIGKYVDEVLCDVVPMHACHILLGRPWQYDRRVTHDGYKNRYSFVLKKESIVLLPLSPKQVLEDHLKKKKRDEAEKKSELKSEMAFENKNEMAEKKSVPKKDGSWRMCVDCRAINNITIKYRHPIPRLDDMLDELHGACIFSKIDLKSGYHQIRMREGDEWKTAFKTKYGLYEWMVMPFGLTNAPSTFMRLMNHVLRAHIGKFVVVYFDDILVYSKNLQEHVHHLRLVLISLRAESLYANLKKCDFCTNKLVFLGFVVSSQGIQVDEDKVSAIRDWPTPTTVGQVRIIKKNVPFHWGEEQEKSFNTIKQKLINAPLLVLPDFANTFEIECDASGIGIGGVLMQGGRPVAYFSEKLNGAALNYPTYDKELYALVRTLETWQHYLRPKEFVIHSDHESLKHLKGQHKLNKRHAKWVAFIETFPYIIKYKQREAHGGGLMMHSTTNYSPFEIVYGFNPLTPLDLMSLPVSERLNMDGKKKAEFVRGLHEKVKANIEKRNEQYAKQANKGKKKVIFEKGDWVWLHLRKERFPEKRRSKLLPRGDGPFQILERINDIAYKLDLPGDEQDLRTNPFQEGEDDANTFGSSMDIPIISCLRANKLLYKGCMGFLASVVDVRKESNLQLQDIDVVQDYPDVFADDVPDASKQGLGAVLMQRGKVIAYASCQLKEYEKKYPTHDLELAAVVFSLKI is encoded by the exons atgggtagtattaagatgaaaattccatcgttccatggtAAATCttacccggaggcatacttagagcgggaaaagagggtagagttcgtgtttgaatgtcaccactactccgagcaaaagaaggttaggttggcggtggtggaatttctagactatgctctcatttggtgggatcaactagtgaccactaggaggaggtataatgagaatcccattgaaacttgggatgagatgaagagggtcatgaggaaaaggtttgtgcccaaccactactatagggagatgtttaagagactacaaactttgaggcaaggggtgaagagtgttgaggactactataaggagatggaagtagtcatgattagggccaatattgaggaagataatgaggcgaccatggcacgttttctttgtggtttgaacagggaaatccaagatcaagttgagcttcggcactacttggatctagacgagatggtgcaaatggccataaaagtggagcaacaactcaaaaggcgtggagttggccgcaccaatccaactgggggttcatcatcttcatggcgatcaaatgtggtgaaacgtgaggagaacaaggtggtgaccaagcccaaatttgagaccaaacaagaggcgcctaaacaaggagtgcaaggtaaatctgaaactccttctaatcgatctagagatgttaaatgttttaggtgtcaagggttaggtcatatttctagtgaatgtcctaataaaagggtaatgattttaaatgactatggtgaatatgagtctcaaagtgagggtgatgatgatgagatgcctgcattagaggatcctgacgagggttatgaggcagttgtaggtgaagcactagtgactaggcgaattatgagtgcccaagtcaaggaggaggagactaaccaaagggagaactt tgttgaaatggtggagaaattggggttacctacattaaagcaccctcaaccatataggcttcaatggttgaatgattgtgcggaagtgaaggttaacaaacaagtgctagtgcctttttctattgggaaatatgtggatgaggtcttgtgtgatgtggtaccaatgcatgcttgtcatatcttgttgggtaggccgtggcaatatgataggcgagtgacacatgatgggtacaagaataggtattcatttgtattgaagaaggaatccattgtattacttcctttgtccccaaagcaagtgttggaggaccatttgaaaaaaaagaagagagatgaggccgaaaaaaagagtgaactaaaaagtgagatggcctttgaaaataaaaatgaaatggctgaaaaaaagagtg ttcctaagaaagatggctcatggcgaatgtgtgtggactgtagagcaatcaataacataaccattaagtataggcatcccatacctagactagatgatatgttagatgaattgcatggtgcttgtatctttagcaaaattgatttgaagagtggctatcatcaaattaggatgagggaaggtgatgagtggaaaactgcttttaaaaccaagtatgggttgtatgagtggatggtcatgccttttggcttaactaatgctcctagcacctttatgaggttaatgaatcatgtcttgcgtgcacatataggaaaatttgttgttgtctactttgatgatatcctagtgtatagcaagaaTCTACAAGAGCATGTACaccacttgagacttgtgctaatctcACTACGGGCTGAAAGTTTATATGCTAACCTTAAGaagtgtgatttttgtacaaacaaacttgtctttcttggctttgttgtaagttcacaggggatacaagttgatgaagacaaggtaagtgctattcgggattggccaacgcctactactgttggccaagttcgaa TAATAAAAaagaacgtcccattccattggggcgaggagcaagagaagtcttttaatactattaagcaaaaattaattaatgctcctttacttgttttgcctgactttgctaatacgtttgaaattgaatgtgatgcttcaggtatAGGTAttggcggagttttgatgcaaggagggcggccagtggcatactttagtgagaagctcaatggagccgccttgaactatcccacgtatgacaaggagttatacgcgcttgtgaggactctagagacgtggcagcactacttgaggcctaaggaattTGTGATTCATTCGGATCATGAGTCCCTAAAACACCTCAAGGGGCAACATAagttgaacaagcggcatgcaaagtgggtggcattcattgaaacgttcccatacatcatcaagtacaaacaa agggaggcacatgggggtggtttgatg atgcattctactactaattattcgccatttgagattgtgtatggttttaatcctttgactccgttggatttgatgtctttacctgtgagtgaaaggttgaacatggacggcaaaaagaaggctgaatttgttagagggttgcatgaaaaggtcaaggccaacattgagaagagaaatgagcaatatgccaagcaagccaacaaagggaagaagaaggtgatatttgagaaaggtgattgggtgtggctccacttgcggaaggaaaggttccccgagaagcgtcgttcaaagctactacctaggggcgatggaccatttcaaattctagaaaggatcaatgatattgcctacaaactcgatttaccag gtgatgaacaagatttgaggacaaatccttttcaagaaggagaggatgatgcgaacacgtttg GCTCTTCGATGGAtattcctattatttcttgCCTTAGAGCTAATAAGTTATTGTACAAAGGTTGTATGGGTTTTTTAGCTTCAGTGGTTGATGTGCGAAAGGAAAGTAATTTGCAATTACAGGACATTGATGTGGTTCAGGATTATCCTGACGtttttgctgatgatgtgcctg atgcttctAAGCAGGGTTTAGGTGCCGTActgatgcagcgtgggaaagtgatagcatatgccTCTTGTCAATTGAAGGAATACGAGAAGAAATATCCCACTCACGATTTGGAATTGGCGGCTGTGGTTTTTTCTTTAAAGATTTAG